One Vigna unguiculata cultivar IT97K-499-35 chromosome 7, ASM411807v1, whole genome shotgun sequence genomic region harbors:
- the LOC114190820 gene encoding ankyrin repeat-containing protein BDA1-like, with the protein MSTSETISWSRLMDCILGWLLLLLCDTSYLLYISTNSLAFLRKIFHLVTLVIIMEVKATQTVEDHTIATLYEASLKGCVSTLHTLIQRNPLILNRVSLSPFTETPLYIASLLGHLEFCEALVKRKPSLVSEADSEGRFPLHLASAEGHTEVVKSLLLTNPDLCYAVDKDDMLPLHFAAMRGRVGTIQELIKTRPDSIHRITHNGSVLHFCVRFNHLEALRFFVQSATMNQDFLLAKDKEGNTLLHLAVKLKQIKTIKYLLTLPEMRTAARALNEAGLTNFEVLEESDPRDFITLKIQNMLTEAGVQIINAKQQGSSSSSSASSASPSIIPTQPAQESKRMKLWETLWLKYLQYRPNWIEEKRGSLMVVATVIASMTFQSAINPPGGVWQEDTHSGGLSCSSYGTCKAGTAVLAYDLAHDGFLRFATFNSVSFFSSLYVVMILLSGLRVDNKPMMWILTIVLFLALSSIGNTYISAQRLVTPHHLAHKVDTVNASFSTVWKIIIAIVVLFHFLHLLILCVKKFRVKPLSSSNQLPLFTGSD; encoded by the exons ATGTCAACGTCGGAGACTATTTCTTGGTCACGTCTCATGGATTGCATACTGGGTTGGTTGTTGCTTCTTCTGTGTGATACTTCTTACCTTCTATATATATCAACAAATTCTTTGGCTTTCCTAAGAAAGATCTTTCATTTGGTTACCCTTGTAATAATAATGGAGGTGAAGGCAACTCAAACTGTAGAGGATCACACAATAGCAACACTCTATGAAGCATCACTAAAGGGTTGTGTAAGTACCCTACACACCCTGATCCAAAGGAACCCTCTAATTCTGAATAGAGTTTCACTCTCTCCCTTCACCGAAACTCCATTATACATAGCCTCTTTGCTTGGACATTTGGAATTCTGTGAGGCTCTTGTCAAGAGAAAACCCAGTTTAGTTAGTGAAGCTGACTCCGAAGGACGTTTCCCTCTTCATCTGGCTTCTGCTGAAGGCCACACTGAGGTTGTGAAATCACTTTTGCTCACAAACCCTGATCTTTGTTATGCTGTGGACAAAGATGACATGCTTCCTCTCCACTTTGCTGCAATGAGAGGACGCGTAGGAACTATTCAGGAGTTGATCAAAACAAGACCAGACTCCATTCATCGTATCACTCACAATGGATCTGTTTTGCACTTTTGTGTTAGGTTTAATCATTTGGAGGCCTTGAGATTCTTTGTGCAATCAGCAACAATGAACCAAGACTTTCTGCTTGCCAAAGACAAAGAGGGTAACACACTTCTGCATTTAGCAGTGAAGCTCAAACAAATTAAG ACCATAAAATACTTACTCACGCTACCAGAAATGAGAACAGCAGCTAGAGCTTTAAACGAGGCAGGTTTAACAAATTTTGAGGTGTTAGAAGAGAGTGATCCAAGAGATTTCATAACCCTAAAAATCCAAAACATGCTAACTGAAGCTGGAGTTCAAATCATCAACGCAAAACAACAAgggtcatcatcatcatcatcagcaTCATCAGCATCACCAAGCATCATCCCTACTCAACCAGCACAAGAATCAAAGAGAATGAAACTCTGGGAGACCCTATGGCTAAAGTACCTGCAATACCGGCCAAACTGGATCGAAGAGAAACGTGGAAGTTTGATGGTGGTGGCGACTGTGATAGCCTCCATGACTTTTCAGTCAGCAATTAATCCACCAGGTGGGGTTTGGCAAGAAGACACACACTCTGGTGGACTCAGTTGCAGTTCTTATGGCACATGTAAAGCAGGCACTGCAGTTTTGGCTTATGATTTGGCACATGATGGGTTTCTAAGATTCGCCACCTTCAACAGTGtctcattcttttcttctctttatgtGGTGATGATTCTCCTTAGCGGGCTTCGGGTTGACAACAAGCCCATGATGTGGATTTTGACCATTGTGTTGTTCTTGGCACTCTCTTCAATCGGTAACACCTACATTTCTGCACAGCGATTGGTGACACCACATCACCTTGCCCACAAAGTTGATACCGTGAACGCGTCTTTCTCTACGGTTTGGAAAATCATAATTGCGATTGTGGTTTTGTTTCACTTCCTTCACTTGCTCATCTTATGTGTCAAGAAGTTCCGAGTGAAGCCGCTATCTAGCTCAAACCAGCTACCACTGTTCACGGGATCAGAttga